The genomic window ACCCGCTCGCCCTCCTTGAGGAACGCGGTCACCCGCGCGCCGTTCGCCACGCGTGCGCCGTAGCTCGCAGCCGTGCGCACCAGGGTCGCGACGAAACGGGCGTCGTCCATCTGGGCGTCGTAGTACTGAAGGGCCCCGACCAGGGCGTCCTTCCTGAGAGCCGGGGCGACCCGCAGCGCGTGGCGGCGGGTGAGGTGCCGGTGCAGGGGCAGTCCCCGCCCGTGGCCGGAGGACACCGACATCGCGTCGTACAGGGCGACGCCGGAACCTGCGTACAGCCGCTCCCAGCCCTTGTGCTGCAAGGGGTAGAGGAAGGGCACGGGCTTCACGAGGTGCGGCGCCAGCCGCCCCAGCAGCAGCCCCCGCTCCTTGAGGGCCTCCCGGACGAGCGCGAAGTCCAGCATCTCCAGATAGCGCAGCCCGCCGTGAATCAGCTTGCTCGACCTGCTGGACGTGCCGGAGGCCCAGTCGCGCCCCTCGACCAGACCGGTCGAAAGTCCTCTCGTGGCCGCGTCGAGCGCGGTTCCTGCGCCGACCACGCCCGCTCCCACGACCAGCACGTCCAGTTCGCGCTCGGCCATCGCGGCCAGCGCCTCGGTGCGCTCCGCGGGTCCCAGTGTCGCTGTCCTCACTGCTGCCTCCCGGTTTTCCCGGTGGATCGGGGTGCCACGGCACGGAAGCGGGTCCGGCCGGGGGGCCGGGCGCCCGTGCCCACCCTTCGATTCTGTCCGCGGTCCGCTACTTCAGCCACCGCCTGTGGACAACACCCGGCTCACGCGACCCACGGAATGCGACATATAGGTCATATTTAAGCCTAGTCTGACATAGCGCTGTCCCCAGCAGTTGCACTCTCCGCCTCCTGGTCTTAGGGAAAGGACGGCTCTCCCCATGCCCGCAGACCTCGCTGTCATCGGACTCGGTCATCTCGGCCTGCCCCTCGCCCAGGCGGCCGTCGGGGCGGGGATCCACACCGTCGGCTACGACACGGACCCCCGGCCCTTCACGGAACTCTCGGCCGGCCGTACGCCGGTCGAGGGATCCCTCAGCGCCTCGGACATCCGCAGGATGGTCGCGGGCGGCTTCCGGCCCACCGCTGACCCGGCCGAGCTGGGCCGGGTCCGTACCGCCGCTATCTGCGCCCCCACCCCTCTCGGGCCCGACCGCATGCTCGACCTCGGCGCCGTCACCGACGCGGCCCGCGCGCTCGCGGCCCGGCTGCGGCCCCACACCACCGTCCTGGTGGAGTCGGCGGTGCCGCCGGGCACCACGGAGAACGTCGTCCGTCCGCTCCTGGAGGAGGGCTCCGGGCTGCGTGCCGGGCGCGACTTCCACCTCGCGCACTCCCCCGGCCGCCTCGACCCGGGCAGCCGCACCCACGTCTACGCCCACACCCCGAAGGTCATCGGCGGCCTCACCCCCGCGTGCACCGAGTCGGCAGCCGCCTTCTACGGACGGCTCACCGACAAGGTCGTACGGGCCAGGGGGCCGCGCGAGGCGGAGATGACCAAGGTCCTCGAAACGAACTTCCGGCACGTCAACATCGCGCTCGTCAATGAGATGGCGGTGCTCTGCCACGACCTGGGTGTCGACCTCTGGGACGTCATCAGATGTGCCGAGACGAAGCCGTTCGGATTCCAGCCGTTCCGCCCCGGACCCGGCGTCGGCGGGCACGGCGCGCCGGTCGACCCCGGCTGCTTCCCGTACAACAGCCGCACGCCCGGGCATCCGTTGCGCATGGTCTCGCTGGCCAAGGAGATCAACGACCGGATGCCCAGCTACGTGATCCAGCGCTGCGCGACCCTGCTCAACGAGCACGGCAAGTCCGTCCGGGGCGCCAGGGTCCTGCTGCTCGGCGTCACGTACAAGCCCGACCTCGCCGACCAGGAGGCCGCGCCCGCCCGCGAGATCGCGACCCGGCTGATGGACATGGGTGCCCAGATCGGTTACCACGACCCGCACGTCCTGGACTGGCGCGTGCGCGACCTGCCCGTGGCACGGGCCGACTCGCTCTACGAGGCCGCCGCAGGAGCGGACCTGACGGTGCTTCTCCAGCACCACCGCACCTACGACCTCCAGGGCCTCGCCGTGAAGGCCCAACTTCTCCTGGACACCCGAGGGGCCACCCCCGCCGGAGCGGCACACCGCTTGTAACCCCGCTCTCGCCGGCGTCTGCCCCGGCCAGATCTTCGGCTACGCCCTCACCGGGAACGAGGGAAGGGGGCCTGGCACACCGGTCGGTGTGCCAGGCCCCCTTCCCGATTACGGACTCCGGTCAGCGGCTGTGCTGCGAGTCCGCCACCGTCACCTCGACCCGCTGGAACTCCTTGAGGTCGCTGTAGCCCGTGGTCGCCATCGCCCGGCGCAGGGCGCCGAAGATGTTCATCGAGCCGTCGGGGTTGCGCGAAGGGCCGGTGAGGACCTCCTCCGTCGTGCCCACGGAACCCAGGTCGACCAGCTTGCCCCGCGGGACGTCCTCGTGGACCGCCTCCATGCCCCAGTGGCGGCCGCGGCCGGGCGCGTCCGTCGCACGGGCCAGCGGGGAGCCCATCATGACGGCGTCCGCACCGCAGGCGATGGCCTTCGGGAGGTCGCCCGACCAGCCGACGCCGCCGTCCGCGATGACGTGCACGTACCGGCCGCCGGACTCGTCCATGTAGTCACGGCGTGCGCCGGCGACGTCGGCGACCGCGGTCGCCATCGGGACCTGGATGCCGAAGACGTTGCGCGTGGTGTGCGCGGCGCCGCCGCCGAAGCCGACCAGGACACCGGCCGCGCCGGTCCGCATGAGGTGCAGGGCCGCGGTGTAGGTGGCGCAGCCACCGACGATGACGGGGACGTCCAGCTCGTAGATGAACTGCTTCAGGTTGAGCGGCTCGGCGGCGCCCGAGACGTGCTCGGCGGAGACCGTCGTGCCCCGGATGACGAAGATGTCCACACCCGCGTCGACGACGGCCTTGGAGAACTGGGCGGTGCGCTGCGGCGAGAGCGCGGCGGCGGTGACGACACCGGAGTCGCGCACCTCCTTGATGCGCCGGCCGATCAGCTCCTCCCGGATGGGCGCGGAGTAGATCTCCTGGAGCCGCGGAGTGGCGGTCTCGACGGGCATCTCCGCGATCTCGTCGAGGAGCGCCTGCGGGTCCTCGTGCCGGGTCCACAGCCCTTCCAGGTTGAGGACACCGAGGCCGCCCAGCTCACCGATGCGGATGGCGGTCTGCGGGGAGACCACCGAGTCCATCGGCGCGGCCAGGAAGGGCAGCTCGAAACGGTAGGCGTCGATCTGCCAGGCGATCGAGACCTCCTTCGGGTCACGGGTGCGCCGGCTCGGCACTACGGCGATGTCGTCGAACGCGTATGCACGCCGACCGCGTTTGCCGCGCCCGATCTCGATCTCAGTCACGATGATGTGGCCTTTCCTCTACGTCTGCGCTGACCAGTATCCCCGACACACACGTGAGGGGCGGTCCCGGGAACCCCGGTCCGCCCCTCACCTGCCCTGATGCCTTACTTCCTGCTGTAGTTCGGCGCTTCGACCGTCATCTGGATGTCGTGCGGGTGGCTCTCCTTGAGACCCGCGGACGTGATCCGGACGAAGCGGCCGTTCGCCTGGAGCTCCGGGACGGTCCTGCCGCCGACGTAGAACATCGACTGCCGGAGGCCGCCGGTGAGCTGGTGGACCACCGCGGACAGCGGGCCGCGGTAGGGCACCTGGCCCTCGATGCCCTCGGGAACCAGCTTCTCGTCGGAGGCGACGCCCTCCTGGAAGTAGCGGTCCTTGGAGTACGAGCGCTGGTCGCCACGGGTCTGCATGGCGGCGAGCGAGCCCATGCCCCGGTACGACTTGAACTGCTTGCCGTTGATGAAGAGCAGCTCGCCCGGGGACTCCTCGCAGCCCGCGAGCAGCGAGCCGAGCATCACGGTGTCCGCACCGGCCACGAGGGCCTTGGCGATGTCACCGGAGTACTGCAGACCGCCGTCGCCGATGACCGGGACGCCGGCCGCCTTCGCGGCGAGCGACGCCTCGTAGATCGCGGTGACCTGGGGGACGCCGATGCCGGCGACCACGCGCGTGGTGCAGATGGAACCGGGGCCGACGCCGACCTTGATGCCGTCGACACCGGCGTCGATGAGCGCCTGGGCGCCGTCACGGGTGGCGATGTTGCCGCCGATGACGTCGACACCGGAGGCGTTCGACTTGATCTTGGCGACCATGTCGCCGACGAGCCGGGAGTGACCGTGGGCGGTGTCGACGACGATGAAGTCGACACCCGCCTCGACCAGCGCCTGGGCGCGCTCGAAGGCGTCGCCCGCGACACCGACGGCGGCGCCGACGATCAGTCGGCCACCCTTGTCCTTCGCGGCGTTCGGGTACTGCTCGGCCTTGACGAAGTCCTTGACCGTGATGAGGCCCTTGAGGATCCCGGCGTCGTCGACGAGCGGCAGCTTCTCGATCTTGTGGCGGCGCAGCAGCTCCATGGCGTCGACGCCGGAGATGCCGACCTTGCCCGTCACGAGCGGCATCGGCGTCATGACCTCGCGCACCTGGCGGGACCGGTCCGACTCGAAGGCCATGTCGCGGTTGGTGACGATGCCGAGCAGCTTGCCCGCCGCGTCGGTCACGGGCACGCCGCTGATGCGGAACTTCGCGCAGAGCTCGTCGGCCTCGCGGAGGGTCGCGTCCGGGTGCACCGTGATCGGGTCGGTGACCATCCCGGACTCGGAACGCTTCACCAGGTCGACCTGGTTCGCCTGGTCGGCGATGGAGAGATTGCGGTGCAGCACACCGGCGCCGCCCTGCCGGGCCATGGCGATGGCCATGCGCGCCTCGGTGACCTTGTCCATCGCCGCCGAGAGCAGCGGGATGTTCACCCGCACGTTCTTCGAGATGTGCGAGGCGGTATCGATCTGATCGGGCGCCATGTCGGACGCGCCGGGCAGCAGCAGCACGTCGTCGTATGTCAGCCCGAGCGTCGCGAATTTCTCGGGCACTCCGTCGACGTTTGCAGTCATGACACCTTCCCCAAATGGCCTTGATCGGTGCGGATGTCCATGCTAACGGCCTCACGGGGTGTCTCATTCCACGAGCAAGATCACACCGAGGTTCTGTGGCTTCCCACCATCGGAAGGGGAGGCGCCGGAACCGGGTCTACTGGCCCGCGAGTGCGCGCAGCCTGCTCAGCGCACGGTGCTGCGCGACCCGGACCGCGCCCGGGGACATCCCGAGCATCTGTCCGGTCTCCTCCGCCGTCAGCCCGACCGCGACCCGGAGGACCAGCAGCTCCCGCTGGTTCTCCGGAAGATTGGCGAGGAGCTTCTTGGCCCAGGCCGCATCGCTGCTGAGCAGGGCGCGTTCCTCCGGTCCGAGCGAGTCGTCGGGCCGCTCGGGCATCTCGTCGGAGGGCACGGCCGTCGATCCGGGGTGCCGCATCGCGGCGCGCTGGAGGTCGGCGACCTTGTGTCCCGCGATGGCGAAGACGAAGGCCTCGAAGGGTCTGCCTGTGTCTTTGTACCGCGGCAGCGCCATCAGGACGGCGACGCAGACCTCCTGTGCGAGGTCCTCGACGAAGTGACGGGCGTCACCGGGAAGTCTGTTCAGCCGTGACCTGCAGTAGCGCAGGGCGAGGGGGTGGACGTGCGCCAGCAGATCGTGGGTGGCCTGCGCGTCGCCGTCGACGGCACGGTGCACCAGAGCACCGATCACCGTCGTCCCGTCCTCGCGCATCGGACCATGGTGCCTTGACACCGTGCGGTCCGATGCATCGCGTCCCGAGTTGTGCACCGAAGCGTTATCAGCGCGGCGCGGCGGGGTGCCGCCGGCGTCGTGGGCCGAGGCTCTGCCGACGGGCGGATCGACACCTCCGGCCGGCACCTCGGCACGGGCGGCCCGCGCGTCGGTCTGTGCGTCGTCGGCGCTGCGAGCGGGTGCTCCAGCGTTTTGAGCGGGTGCGCCGGATGTCATGTCCTGCGCCCTCCCCTTCCGCTCGACCGAATGTCCCCCGTGGGGCTCCACACTCAAGGATGCGGCATCGGCCGGGAAGCGTCACATACCGCTGGTGGGGAGGGCCCGGCCGCAGGTCCGCCGCCACCGCCGCCCCGTCCGCCGGCGTGCGGACGGGATCGCACGGCTACCGGCCGCGCGGCGGCGTCAGCGGACCAGGCCCCAGCGGAAGCCGAGCGCGACGGCGTGCGCCCGGTCCGAGGCCCCGAGCTTCTTGAACAGACGCCTCGCGTGCGTCTTCACCGTGTCCTCCGAGAGGAAGAGCTCGCGTCCGATCTCCGCGTTGGAGCGGCCGTGGCTCATGCCTTCGAGCACCTGGATCTCCCGTGCGGTGAGCGTCGGCGCCGCACCCATCTCGGCGGACCGCAGCCGGCGCGGGGCGAGCCGCCACGTCGGGTCGGCCAGCGCCTGGGTGACGGTCGCGCGCAGCTCGGCACGGGAGGCGTCCTTGTGCAGATATCCGCGGGCGCCGGCGGCGACCGCGAGCGCGACACCGTCCAGGTCCTCGGCGACGGTCAGCATGATGATCCGGGCACCGGGGTCGGCCGAGAGCAGCCGCCGGACCGTCTCCACACCCCCCAGGCCGGGCATGCGTACGTCCATCAGAATCAGATCCGAACGATCGGCCCCCCAGCGGCGGAGGACTTCCTCGCCGTTGGCCGCCGTCGTCACACGCTCGACGCCGGGCACGGTCGCAACCGCGCGGCGGAGCGCTTCTCGGGCAAGCGGGGAGTCGTCGCAGACGAGGACGGATGTCATGACCGTCCTCCGCAGCTGATGCGCGTCACCTTGAGCCTCCAGGCTGATACAAGTCGTCACCTGAGCGGTCGACCCCCTCGGACATCTGCCCGAGCTCGTTCTCCGTCAACCGCTTCCCCTTCATCAACGACGGTCACTCGAAAGAGTTACGGCCCGAAGCATCCGGTTCGGCACTCTAAGTGAGGGCCCGTACACGGAGGAGAGCGACGCGGAATCAGGCGCTCCCCGACCGACCCCTCACTCGTCGATCTGCCCCATTTAGCGGGTTTTCTTCCCTTTTGCTGGCGTCTGAGGCTAGATTCGCAAGAAGTCATATTTACATCTACTAACACCGTAGATGTACGGTCGGGACTCAGGTCACCGACGAGCACCAACGGTCGAGGATGCCGATTCCGACTCAGCAAGGTTTCGAGGGGACACGCAATGGCAGATTTCTCCCGCCTTCCAGGACCCAACGCGGATCTGTGGGACTGGCAGCTGCTGGCCGCCTGCCGCGGGGTCGACAGCTCACTCTTCTTCCACCCCGAGGGGGAGCGCGGAGCCGCCCGGAGCGCCCGTGAGACCTCGGCGAAAGAGGTCTGCATGCGCTGCCCGGTACGCGCCGAGTGCGCGGCGCACGCCCTCGCGGTACGGGAGCCCTACGGCGTGTGGGGCGGCCTGACCGAGGACGAGCGCGAGGAGCTCATGGGGCGCGCCCGCAACCGGTTGATCTCCGCCCACTCGGCGCCGCCCGAAGGATCGGGCCCCACCTGACACCCAGCGGGCCCAATCGAACGCAGAAACGTTTCTTCTACGCACCCGGTGCACCCCTCCTCGGGCGTGCGCCGGGACATCGTGGCGCGCCGGTCAGCGTGCGGCCGCCGCGGACAGCTGGTCCAGGGTGGCCGCCACCGCGGGGACCCGGGCGAGGTCGGGCAGCGTGAGCGCGACGATCTCCCGCTCGACGGCCGGCTCCACGGTCACCGTGCGCGCCCCCTTGATCCGTACGGACTCCAGGGCCAGCTCGGGCAGGACGGCGATGCCCAGGCCCGCCCCGACCAGGCCGACCACCGCCGGGTAGTCGTCGGTGGCGAAGTCGATCCGGGGGGTGAATCCGGCCTCCTCGCAGACCTCGACCAGCTGTCGCCTGCAGCGGGGACAGCCGGCGATCCACGGCTCCTCCGTCAGCTCACCGATGTCCACCGCGCGGGCCCCGGCCAGGCGATGCCCCTCCGGAACGAGGCCGATCAGCCGGTCCGTGAGCAGCGGGCGCACGACCAGGTCGTCCCATTCGCCACCGGTGGTGCCGTAACGGAAGGCCAGGGCGATGTCGACGTCGCCGTCACGCAGCATCTCCACCGAGCGGGGCGGCTCGGCCTCCACGAGCGACACCTGCGTGCCGGGGTGCGCGGCCCGCAGCGCCGCGAGGGCGCCGGGAACCAGGGTGGAGCTGCCGCTGGGAAAGGACACGAGCCGGACCCGGCCGGCGCGGAGGCCGGCGATCGCGGCGACCTCCTCCTCGGCGGCGGTGAGCCCGGCGAGGATGCCCGACGCGTGGCGCACCAGCGCCTCGCCCGCCTGGGTGAGCCGCATCTCGCGCCCCGTACGGATCAGGAGGGGCGTTCCGGCGGAGTTCTCCAGTGCCTTCATCTGCTGGCTGACGGCGGGCTGGGTGCAGCCGAGATCGCGCGCCGCGGCGGAGAACGATCCGCTGGTGGCCACGGCGCGCAGGACACGGAGATGACGAGCTTCGATCACGCCCCCACCATAAGCGAAACTTGCATAATGATCCGATAAATCACGAGCAGCTTTGATTACCGCGCGGCTAACGTGTACGGCATGAAGGTGCTCACCGTGAACCTCGGCCGCCCCGCCCCGTCGTCGCACACCGACTCGGCCACGGGGCTGACCGGAATCGGCAAACAGCCGGCCGACGCACCGGTGCGGGTCTCCGACCCCGGGCCCAAGGGCAGCGGCGGCAGCGGACTCGCCGGGGACACCGTGTGCGACCTCCGGCACCACGGCGGTACGGACCAGGCGGTGTACGCGTACGCACGCGAGGAGCTCGACGCCTGGGAGAAGACGCTCGGCAGGCCCCTGCCCAACGGCGCGTTCGGCGAGAACCTGACGACGTCGGGCGTCGTCGTCAGCCACGCCAGGATCGGGGAGCGCTGGCGGGTCGGCGAGGAGCTGGTCCTGGAGGTGACGTCGGGTCGCATCCCGTGCCGGACCTTCGCCGGGCACATGGGCGAACGCGGCTGGGTGAAGGGGTTCACCCACGAGGCCGCCACGGGCGCGTACCTGCGCGTGATCAGGCCGGGAACGATCCGGGCGGGCGACGTCGTGGAGATCGTGCACCGCCCCGGCCACGACATCACCGCCGCACTGGAGTTCAGGGCGACGACGACGGAGCGCACGCTGCTGCCGCGACTGCTCGCCGCCGGTGACGCGCTGCACGGGGAGACGCTGCGAGCCGCGCGGGCGTACCTGGCCAAGAACGGCCCCGCCCCCGCCGAGGGCGCCCCCATGTCCTAGGGACCCTCGTCCCGGGGGGCCCTGCGTCCGAGGGGGCGCCGGGCTGGTCGGTGGGGCTTCCACGCGGGGCACTAACGTGCCGCGTATGACGACTGCACTGATTACGGGCGCGACGGCGGGGATCGGGGCCGCCTTCGCACGGCGGCTCGCGAGTGACGGACACAACCTGGTGCTGGTGGCCCGTGACACGGAGCGGCTGCGGACCCAGGCCACGGAGCTGCACGACCGGCACGGCATCGAGGCGGAGGTACTGACGGCCGACCTGTCCACGAACGCCGGCATCGAGGCGGTCGAAGCGAGATTGACGGACCGTCACAGCTCGGTCGACCTTCTGGTCAACAACGCCGGCTTCGGCAACAAGGGCCGCTACCTCGACGTCTCCGTCGCCGACGAGCTGACGATGCTCAAGGTCCACTGCGAGGCGGTGCTGCGCCTGACCTCGGCCGCTGCGGGACCCATGCGCGAGCGCGGCCGAGGCGGTGTCGTCAACGTGGCCTCCGTGGCGGCCTTCCTCCCCCGGGGGACGTACGGGGCGTCGAAGGCGTGGGTCGTGCAGTTCACCCAGGGCGCCGCGAAGGACCTGGCGGGTTCGGGCGTACGCCTGATGGCGCTGTGCCCCGGCTTCGTACGGACCGAGTTCCACCAGCGGGCCGGGATGGGCACGGGCAACATCCCGGACTGGATGTGGCTCGACGCGGACAAGCTGGTGACCGCCGCCCTGGCCGACCTGGCCCGGGGCAGGTCGGTGTCCATCCCGGATCCGCGGTACAAGGCGCTGATGGGACTGGTGAAGCTGACGCCCCGGAGCCTGCTGGGCGGCGTGACCACCCGCGCGGGGCGCACGTACGGCCCGGAGTAACCCGGCCGGACCGCCGCCCGTCACCGGCACGCAGACGCACCGGGGCCCGGTGCCCCCGCGACGGGGGTACCGGGCCTCGGCGGTGTACGGGACGTACTAGTGCGAGTGGCCGTGGCCGCCGTGACCGGCGTCGGCCTCTTCCTCGGCCGGCTTCTCGACGACCAGGGTCTCGGTCGTGAGCAGCAGCGACGCGATGGACGCGGCGTTCTCCAGGGCGGAGCGGGTGACCTTGACCGGGTCGATGACGCCGGCCTTGACCAGGTCGCCGTACTCGCCGGTCGCGGCGTTGAAGCCCTGACCCTTGTCCAGGTCGGAGACCTTGGAGGTGATCACGTAGCCCTCGAGGCCCGCGTTCTCCGCGATCCAGCGGAGCGGCTCGACTGCGGCGCGGCGCACGACCGCGACACCCGTGGCCTCGTCGCCGGTCTTGCCGAGGTTGCCCTCGAGGACCTTGACGGCGTGGACCAGAGCGGAGCCACCACCGGAGACGATGCCCTCCTCGACCGCGGCGCGGGTCGCGGAGATGGCGTCCTCCAGACGGTGCTTCTTCTCCTTGAGCTCGACCTCGGTGGCGGCACCGACACGGATCACGCACACGCCGCCGGCCAGCTTCGCGAGGCGCTCCTGGAGCTTCTCGCGGTCCCAGTCGGAGTCCGTGGACTCGATCTCGGCCTTGATCTGGTTGACGCGGCCCTTGACGTCGGCGGAGTCGCCGCCGCCGTCGACGATGGTCGTGTCGTCCTTGGAGACGGTGACGCGGCGGGCGGTGCCCAGCACGTCCAGACCGGCCTGGTCGAGCTTGAGGCCGACCTCCTCGGCGATGACGGTCGCACCGGTGAGGGTGGCGATGTCGCCGAGCATGGCCTTGCGGCGGTCACCGAAGCCGGGGGCCTTCACCGCGACGGCGTTGAAGGTGCCACGGATCTTGTTGACGACGAGGGTGGAGAGCGCCTCGCCCTCGACGTCCTCGGCGATGATCAGGAGCGGCTTGGAGGCACCGGCCTGGATGACCTTCTCCAGCAGCGGGAGCAGCTCCTGGATGGAGCCGATCTTGCCCTGGTGGATCAGGATGTACGGGTCGTCGAGGACAGCCTCCATACGCTCCTGGTCGGTCACCATGTACGGCGACAGGTAACCCTTGTCGAAGGCCATGCCCTCGGTGAACTCGAGGTCCAGGCCGAAGGTGTTGGACTCCTCGACGGTGATGACACCGTCCTTGCCGACCTTGTCCATCGCGTCCGCGATGAGCTCGCCGACCTGCGGGTCCTGCGCGGAGAGCGCGGCCACGGCGGCGATGTCGGCCTTGTCGTCGATCGGGCGGGCGGTCGCGAGGAGCTCCTCGGACACGGCCTTCACCGCGGCGTCGATGCCCTTCTTCAGGGCGGCCGGGGAGGCACCCGCGGCAACGTTGCGCAGGCCTTCGCGGACGAGGGCCTGGGCGAGCACGGTGGCGGTGGTGGTGCCGTCACCGGCTACGTCGTTGGTCTTGGTCGCCACCTCCTTCACCAGCTGGGCACCGAGGTTCTCGTACGGGTCGTCGAGCTCGACCTCGCGCGCGATGGTGACACCGTCGTTGGTGATGGTGGGAGCGCCGAACTTCTTGTCGATGACGACGTTGCGGCCCTTCGGGCCGATCGTCACCTTCACCGTGTCGGCAAGCTTGTTGACGCCGCGCTCAAGGGCGCGACGGGCGTCCTCGTCGAACTTCAGGATCTTCGCC from Streptomyces sp. NBC_01341 includes these protein-coding regions:
- the groL gene encoding chaperonin GroEL (60 kDa chaperone family; promotes refolding of misfolded polypeptides especially under stressful conditions; forms two stacked rings of heptamers to form a barrel-shaped 14mer; ends can be capped by GroES; misfolded proteins enter the barrel where they are refolded when GroES binds) — protein: MAKILKFDEDARRALERGVNKLADTVKVTIGPKGRNVVIDKKFGAPTITNDGVTIAREVELDDPYENLGAQLVKEVATKTNDVAGDGTTTATVLAQALVREGLRNVAAGASPAALKKGIDAAVKAVSEELLATARPIDDKADIAAVAALSAQDPQVGELIADAMDKVGKDGVITVEESNTFGLDLEFTEGMAFDKGYLSPYMVTDQERMEAVLDDPYILIHQGKIGSIQELLPLLEKVIQAGASKPLLIIAEDVEGEALSTLVVNKIRGTFNAVAVKAPGFGDRRKAMLGDIATLTGATVIAEEVGLKLDQAGLDVLGTARRVTVSKDDTTIVDGGGDSADVKGRVNQIKAEIESTDSDWDREKLQERLAKLAGGVCVIRVGAATEVELKEKKHRLEDAISATRAAVEEGIVSGGGSALVHAVKVLEGNLGKTGDEATGVAVVRRAAVEPLRWIAENAGLEGYVITSKVSDLDKGQGFNAATGEYGDLVKAGVIDPVKVTRSALENAASIASLLLTTETLVVEKPAEEEADAGHGGHGHSH
- a CDS encoding SDR family NAD(P)-dependent oxidoreductase; translation: MTTALITGATAGIGAAFARRLASDGHNLVLVARDTERLRTQATELHDRHGIEAEVLTADLSTNAGIEAVEARLTDRHSSVDLLVNNAGFGNKGRYLDVSVADELTMLKVHCEAVLRLTSAAAGPMRERGRGGVVNVASVAAFLPRGTYGASKAWVVQFTQGAAKDLAGSGVRLMALCPGFVRTEFHQRAGMGTGNIPDWMWLDADKLVTAALADLARGRSVSIPDPRYKALMGLVKLTPRSLLGGVTTRAGRTYGPE
- a CDS encoding nucleotide sugar dehydrogenase, whose translation is MPADLAVIGLGHLGLPLAQAAVGAGIHTVGYDTDPRPFTELSAGRTPVEGSLSASDIRRMVAGGFRPTADPAELGRVRTAAICAPTPLGPDRMLDLGAVTDAARALAARLRPHTTVLVESAVPPGTTENVVRPLLEEGSGLRAGRDFHLAHSPGRLDPGSRTHVYAHTPKVIGGLTPACTESAAAFYGRLTDKVVRARGPREAEMTKVLETNFRHVNIALVNEMAVLCHDLGVDLWDVIRCAETKPFGFQPFRPGPGVGGHGAPVDPGCFPYNSRTPGHPLRMVSLAKEINDRMPSYVIQRCATLLNEHGKSVRGARVLLLGVTYKPDLADQEAAPAREIATRLMDMGAQIGYHDPHVLDWRVRDLPVARADSLYEAAAGADLTVLLQHHRTYDLQGLAVKAQLLLDTRGATPAGAAHRL
- the guaB gene encoding IMP dehydrogenase; this translates as MTANVDGVPEKFATLGLTYDDVLLLPGASDMAPDQIDTASHISKNVRVNIPLLSAAMDKVTEARMAIAMARQGGAGVLHRNLSIADQANQVDLVKRSESGMVTDPITVHPDATLREADELCAKFRISGVPVTDAAGKLLGIVTNRDMAFESDRSRQVREVMTPMPLVTGKVGISGVDAMELLRRHKIEKLPLVDDAGILKGLITVKDFVKAEQYPNAAKDKGGRLIVGAAVGVAGDAFERAQALVEAGVDFIVVDTAHGHSRLVGDMVAKIKSNASGVDVIGGNIATRDGAQALIDAGVDGIKVGVGPGSICTTRVVAGIGVPQVTAIYEASLAAKAAGVPVIGDGGLQYSGDIAKALVAGADTVMLGSLLAGCEESPGELLFINGKQFKSYRGMGSLAAMQTRGDQRSYSKDRYFQEGVASDEKLVPEGIEGQVPYRGPLSAVVHQLTGGLRQSMFYVGGRTVPELQANGRFVRITSAGLKESHPHDIQMTVEAPNYSRK
- a CDS encoding sigma-70 family RNA polymerase sigma factor, yielding MREDGTTVIGALVHRAVDGDAQATHDLLAHVHPLALRYCRSRLNRLPGDARHFVEDLAQEVCVAVLMALPRYKDTGRPFEAFVFAIAGHKVADLQRAAMRHPGSTAVPSDEMPERPDDSLGPEERALLSSDAAWAKKLLANLPENQRELLVLRVAVGLTAEETGQMLGMSPGAVRVAQHRALSRLRALAGQ
- a CDS encoding LysR family transcriptional regulator; this translates as MIEARHLRVLRAVATSGSFSAAARDLGCTQPAVSQQMKALENSAGTPLLIRTGREMRLTQAGEALVRHASGILAGLTAAEEEVAAIAGLRAGRVRLVSFPSGSSTLVPGALAALRAAHPGTQVSLVEAEPPRSVEMLRDGDVDIALAFRYGTTGGEWDDLVVRPLLTDRLIGLVPEGHRLAGARAVDIGELTEEPWIAGCPRCRRQLVEVCEEAGFTPRIDFATDDYPAVVGLVGAGLGIAVLPELALESVRIKGARTVTVEPAVEREIVALTLPDLARVPAVAATLDQLSAAAAR
- a CDS encoding response regulator transcription factor codes for the protein MTSVLVCDDSPLAREALRRAVATVPGVERVTTAANGEEVLRRWGADRSDLILMDVRMPGLGGVETVRRLLSADPGARIIMLTVAEDLDGVALAVAAGARGYLHKDASRAELRATVTQALADPTWRLAPRRLRSAEMGAAPTLTAREIQVLEGMSHGRSNAEIGRELFLSEDTVKTHARRLFKKLGASDRAHAVALGFRWGLVR
- a CDS encoding MOSC domain-containing protein, which encodes MKVLTVNLGRPAPSSHTDSATGLTGIGKQPADAPVRVSDPGPKGSGGSGLAGDTVCDLRHHGGTDQAVYAYAREELDAWEKTLGRPLPNGAFGENLTTSGVVVSHARIGERWRVGEELVLEVTSGRIPCRTFAGHMGERGWVKGFTHEAATGAYLRVIRPGTIRAGDVVEIVHRPGHDITAALEFRATTTERTLLPRLLAAGDALHGETLRAARAYLAKNGPAPAEGAPMS
- a CDS encoding GuaB3 family IMP dehydrogenase-related protein — protein: MTEIEIGRGKRGRRAYAFDDIAVVPSRRTRDPKEVSIAWQIDAYRFELPFLAAPMDSVVSPQTAIRIGELGGLGVLNLEGLWTRHEDPQALLDEIAEMPVETATPRLQEIYSAPIREELIGRRIKEVRDSGVVTAAALSPQRTAQFSKAVVDAGVDIFVIRGTTVSAEHVSGAAEPLNLKQFIYELDVPVIVGGCATYTAALHLMRTGAAGVLVGFGGGAAHTTRNVFGIQVPMATAVADVAGARRDYMDESGGRYVHVIADGGVGWSGDLPKAIACGADAVMMGSPLARATDAPGRGRHWGMEAVHEDVPRGKLVDLGSVGTTEEVLTGPSRNPDGSMNIFGALRRAMATTGYSDLKEFQRVEVTVADSQHSR
- a CDS encoding WhiB family transcriptional regulator: MADFSRLPGPNADLWDWQLLAACRGVDSSLFFHPEGERGAARSARETSAKEVCMRCPVRAECAAHALAVREPYGVWGGLTEDEREELMGRARNRLISAHSAPPEGSGPT